The Lampris incognitus isolate fLamInc1 chromosome 4, fLamInc1.hap2, whole genome shotgun sequence genome segment TGCTTCACCTGAGAGCCGTTCATCATATACACAGTACATGGGCCTGCCCTGCATATTCATTTCATTTTGTCAAGTGAAACAGGCTGTATGGAGGGAAAATTCAAGCTGGGCAATATTTCACACAGGTGTGGAGTCTGTTAACCTTACTGTTTGGGTTTTAGAGAAGAATGTATTTTTTCTGATGAGAGCCAACGCTTACACAAGATTTTTTTTGCATTCAGACTGAGGTGAGAGGCCGAGATGAGGGCCGAGGCTTTGTCGACGCAGGAGTGCGCCTGGACGTTGGAAGAGTGCCATCTAGCGGAGAAGATGAATGTAGCTAcccagagggacagcctctgtcTTCCAAACTTCTTCAGAGCCAGAAAAGTAAAATCTTTTACGAGGACTCGGACGCGCCCTACCAACCAGATTCACTTCACGGCACGAGAGCTTCTGCTGGAGCTCATGGACCAAAGAGCCATTCAGGAGCTGGCCAAGAGGGCTGGTGTCGCCAAAGCAACAGCTGGCCGTCAATCCTACAGTCAGGGCAGGGAACAGAGCACAAATCTCTCAGAGGAGCAGTATGCTGATGCCTTAACGTGGCTCTCCATTGTCCTCCAGAGTGGTCTCGCTTCAGGAGAAGATTGTGGCTCAGGCACTGACGTGGGCCTACACCTGAACGGATGGCAAAATGTGCTGAAGAAAAGCAGTTTCCAGGCaagccttctgtctctctccagacTGGAGGACAAAGACAAAATGGAGGCCCTGTCTGCCTTCTACAGCCATCTCACCAGGCGCTATCAGGCCCTATACACACCTGGACAACACCTGGCAGTGAAGAAATACTGTCTTTCATACCAACAGACCTCCTCCCCTCTTTACCTTGCCCTGCTCTGTGATACCAGCTCAGGCTTCATCTGTAACATGTACCTGTactctccagagcagctccagaAGGCTAGTAAGACCCCTGTAGTTGAACAGGTGGTCAGCCAGCTCTTGAGGCCCTACCATAGCCGTGGGTACCTGGTTCAGTTACACAACTCTGCTTGGATGGAGGGAAAACTTACAGAGCTCTTCTCTGAGTGGGGGGTCAATATCTATTTTGAAGCTTCCATCAAGAGGCCAGTTGTGGACAACGCATCTTGTTCTTCTGCACCCAGGCTGCCGTGTCAGCACCAGTGGGCTCCTGTATTGCAGGAGGAACCGCCGTCTCAGCTTTTGGCCCATTTCCAGGGCTGGACAGGGCCTGCTCTGTTTCCTAAATCGAACCCGAGTAACCCTGTGGTGGAGATCTTCCTCCCAGGGCTCTGGGCTACACTGCATATAATCTACATCAACAcgtttgttctccacactttgcAGAACCAGGAGTCATGTAAGAGAACTCGCCTGAGGGAGTTTACCAGATTTCTGGCCTCCCAACTGGCCATGGAAAATTGTGTGGCTGTAACCAACCTGTCAGGGCCCCACACCAGCTCATCTCCAGATACTTATGTGACAACTCATACTGAGCAAAGGTCAGACTTAATGTTTATcgacatattttttttaaataccttgAACAAGTGATATAGAAGTAAAATcaaaggttttgtacagtgactaTACAGATAGGCTTCCATTTTCAAGTCATTTACTGGCTCTAAAGAAAAGTGCAATCAAAGTTATTTGTTCAAATCTAACATTATGTGAGGCAGTgaggtcagtttttttttttggtctatagTTGTGTCTTAGGATCTACAGGGCAAACTCAGACAAGTGTGTCCAGGTAATGAAACCTGAAGAGGAcaaattggtaacactttattttagggggtcagaaattaccttgtaatttcctagtaataaggtgatagtttttacaggtaattttacagctaaccctaagcctaaccctaaaccctaactctaaccctgactctaaccctaacccaaattacaaggtaatttcaaccttatttctaagaaattacgtgataattacaaccttattactaggtaatttccaaccccctccgaccccctaaaataaagtgtaaccgatGAATTTGTTTGCAGGTTGCAGGGGGGAAGGCAGCCTGGGGTGTGTGGACTGGTTAACTCTGGCAACTCCTGTTACTTAAACGCTGTGTTACAGTGTCTCTGCTCTACTGTGCCTCTTGTGGACTACTTCCTGAGTAAGAACACACAGCAAGAGTTGGCAAAGTaagttcactgtgtgtgtgtgtgtgtgtgtgtgtgtgtgtgtgtgtgtgtgtgtgtgtgtgtgtgtgtgtgtgtgtgtgtgtgtatgtgtgtgtgtgtgtgtgtgattgtcatTTATTCTGTTTCAGCAAGATAGATCAGTAAATGTCAGCATCCCCTGCTGCTGATATTTACAAATCACATTATGCCTCAGGAAATCAGAAATAACACACATAACAAAACCTTTAAACCAAATGCTATTTAAATGGTGTTAAGTGCTTAAAGTACTCTGCTTCCCACAGGAGATAACAACTGAAATCATCATCTGCCTCTATCTAACCTCTGTCCAGGCGAAAGCGTGTGGTGGCTGGGGTATTTGGTCGCCTGCTTGAGGAGATGTGGCTGGGCCAAAAGTCCAGCTGTGCCCCTCTGGAGATGAAGTTTGTGGTGTGCTCCCTCCAACCCCAGTTCGACAACGACTTCCAGCAGGATGCCCAGGAGCTGCTGCTCTTCCTCCTCAATGCACTCCATGACGACCTGAAAGAGGTGAAGTTGACAGAACATCATCCACACTGACTTTTTCTGTATTTCCATGTCAGTTCACTGTACAGCCAAGATCGTAACGTGTCAAAGGAGGTAGCATTGTGATTGTTTTTTAGGGCGGGAGAGAACTTGAGTGTTGgtgcgtgtgtttgtatgtagAAGGGTGACATGCGTCAGATACACTCCTTGACTTGGCGGCTGAGACAGGACAAAAATAGAAACTATCCCTGCACCACGGGAGGGCCCACCATCATCTCACATCTGTTTGAGGGCCAACTGAGCTATGTGACAATCTGCACTGACTGTGGTTACCAGTCATACAGCACACAAGACTTCACCACGCTGTCCCTTCCAATACCTCCAGACATCAGGGACAAGTGCTCCCTTCAGGTGATTGCATGGTGGCCCATAGCTCGAATTCACTCACTGCTATCATGCTTagactctatgtgtgtgtgagaatacaCCAGGCATCATACTACGTTGTTATTCTGTGACTTTTAGTCAAGTCCCGTCTGGCCTTtattctctctgtatgtctgtgtcttcCACAGGATTGCATCTCTCTGTTTTTTCGGCAGAGTATGCTGACCGGGGGAAACCAGATGCTGTGTTCAGAATGTGGTACGAGGAGAGACACAACCATCCTCACCTCCTTGGTCAAACCCCCTGAGATCCTCATGCTACATCTAAAACGGTGGGTATATCCAACAGCTTTTAACAAGGCATATTGGTTTTGTGTCAAATAATGCACATAAATCCCCAGAGCCCCCTCAGATGTAAGTGTGTTTTTAATCCTATAGGTTAACACTTTAATTTGTGAGATGATGTGCTTTGACGGGCCAACATCTTCTTTGCAGTTTTGCCTATCAAGGGAAGAAAAAGGTGAAACTGAGGACTAATGTCTTGTTCTCACTGGAGGAACTTGACCTCACCCCCTTCCTATCCTGCCCTTCTGCACAGTGCAGCACATACTCTCTCTACGCTGTAGTGGTGAGTacatgcagaaacacacaaacgCAGAGCAGCCTCcctattttgtttcctttttttttctaaatccaaCGTCATCTTACAAATACCATTAATTCTTGTGTCCTATGACAGTGCGCAATTTGACTCATATTCACTTTTGTCTCTGAGAGCCACCCACATCTGTGCTGGTGCACCCATGTACCACTAACAAGAGAGAGTGATTATACTACTACAAAAATATATAGTTAATTTACATATTAATGGTCATATGAATTCATTggcgtaagtttcacttgaacattgggggggggacATTTAGCGGGGGGTTAGGTGGTCCTCCcactggaaattttgagcatcacacatttaatttcctgcattctggtgaatttgtatgcaccaatttgctctttttctacatcaatttattgtggaaatgtcttatttatgtaaaagaaaaacaactttctaggtaattctctcatcttactctcttttttgcaccaaaaaagcaccggatatcttctgttactttcctcttgctcatgttgactctgaatgaaagtagtagatgcatttgaactaagacaatacccttggcacaaattggtttgtagatgtacctgttatgttatctcatgtgcccgaaattatcagttcaagttcatttaagctaacataaacgtctacgggctactgttagcaagcgctagctagctagttcgtgagggggtctgaactgataaccccaaacacaagttataaactagataaggctataattcatccggaaatacgtaagaaaatctaactcagaaaccccaaaggtaagacagggtggtgtactgggctagacgagcaagctagctagctacgttacttacacttgcttacacgatcattaatgctccggtctcctggttgtcaggagcaactgcaagacagcaacgaggtcggcaataccagtggcaaggttaaaatggtatggtccaagcataggggtgtatgaaatcgttggaaaacaagtatgaatggcattttaagtagttcgactgtctgtgttgttattttaccttttttggcgagggagttaacattatcattcatgatatatttttttggggggccaaattcacctcttctaaatattgagggggacatgtggCGTTTGACGGAGACAACTGTAAGTGTCCTGAAGAACTGACCTGTTTGTCCTATGCCACAGCAATAACGCACACTCTCAAGTTAACTAGTATTCCCATTCTAGTATTTTTTCGGGCTATGTGATGAAGTATGGCAAATGATTATCCATTTCTTTTAGAACGCTTTCCTATATAGGCTGTAAACCTTGCAAGTATTGTGTGGCACAACAAATTAGATTAAAAAAATGATGCATCTTGCAAAAAATAAGTTGGAGTTAGAGGAATACATTGTGAATTACTAAATAATACTGTTAACTTTGTTGTTTTGTGGAAAGTTTGTAGGGCTACAAAAATCTGAGACAGCCTCCAGAACACCCTCTCAACTGACTTATTCTGAAAGACATAAACTTGGAGGAATAATGCCGACAGTTATGTTTACATATACTAAGTGCAACGGTGCTTCACAACTTCAGTTACTCGAGACATAATGGTTGGTTTATACTGACAGAAGATAAAAACAATGACATAAATGATTAAAATGAGATTTACACAGTAATGGGGTCTTGGCTAAGGCCTCCAACTCCCACTTTCCCTAATGTGCTTTATGTCCCTGCTTGCTCTATCAAAGGAAATTTTCACCGCTCATAATTTCCACATACAGTAATTACTAATGGTTCATGTTGTCTAAGAAAACCTGCAACACTTTTGTGTAACTATATTTGCAGTGAAAACAGTCTTTTCTTGTTCAGAGAGCAAGTCCCGCAGTTACTACAttttttaacaaaactttatttaaatccaattcaaaatattacaaagagaacatcatatatatatatatatatatatatatatatatatatatatatatatatatatatatatatatatatatatgtaacccgcactttgcgttcggccgtcgtctccctacacgccctgggactctgcgttgtgtttgttgtagtatgtttgcgtggaaaaggaaggaggcggaggcttgggatcgtggctgagacctggacactttattggcactcgcttacacttcacctctcatcaatcagctggccgctggcctcatcatactcacagcttccggcagaagaaacaaaaaaacatttttttttctcaataaaattaaaataaaaagtgcaaatgtgcaaataaacacatctcatatcaaaatgcctaccttacggcaaaaccaaagcaaatgtcatccattataaattaaataaggcacttattacccataaaattaaacaaaaaaaccatggataatctgctcaaataatactgcatcctgcgttatatgcattgctaatgctcaacaggctagccaacactttttgtcacatttctcttgccaaatacaatgttcgacatcaaactttaactaggttataagcaaacttgtctattaacaccacagaataaacagttagacaatatgtgcgatataaatcaatatttttatgataatgcagaccgccagtaacactgcttaccttccggcagaagaaacaaaaaaacatttgatcaacgtagccttttgcccgggacaggAACTAGGGGTatggtgttgcaaaagggacaaacatcgacatttgcggcattcccaggggaacatacagcgtaacagtgccaccctgtggcggatttacattactaccttacatctaccccttctttaattgatggcgtcccagccatcagaccaaacaaaacaaaacaaaacaaataaaacttatgagcataaacattaaaacagatcacactgaaagtgacgtattaataccatgagttgcatatgaaatgtagatgtgtaaatgcaatcaaagtaaataaaccattaataaaaacttgtttgtttttttttcttccgtggATTATACATGCCCTGCTActttctctgctatggccctctgccacaatgtccagcccctctctatcttctgctgttcctcttttgatctcaccaccagtgactcgtaagacagtttctttgggggacatcgagttctctgtgggttcctcctcaggctggggccatcaagtgcgttggtgtcactgacatttatgtcctcttcccccccttgactcactttttcggcttcctcccccattacctccatgccatccacctcccagtcccccatgtcagactcaactcctgcacttgttgctgcaccagcccgctccaccggaagaaacatacactgtgtaagaaggttgcagtgaaccactctctctttttcaccatcctctgtttggaccacatacacaggtatactgggttgttccttcaccacaatgtatgggcgtgactcccatctgtctcccagtttctgccgtccctccacacgacatattttgaccaagactctgtcccctgggctgaaaccttgactctttgccttttgatcatagtaccttttctgctgctcttttgcatgtcgtgaggcctggttagcctgagtataagcttccgacagacagtcatgcagggtctggacatattcactatactcacatggctctttggtggtagaaagcccaaaaatcaggtcgactgggagtcgtggatgtctaccaaacattaggtaatacggtgtgtacccagtagagtcatgtttggtgcagttatacgcatgtgtcattgcatccacatactcatgccagcggggtttcaggtgaggctctagtgtccccagcatgtcaatgagagtccggttgaacctttcggtggtgccgttaccctgggggtgatagggggttgtgtgtgtcttagtgacaccagtacacttacacagctctttcaccacagtactttcaaaattacgcccctggtctgcatgtagttttgctgggaatccaaaccgacagaaaaagttcttccacagtaccttcgccactgtacaggctttttgatctttagtgggataggcctgggcgtaccgggagaagtggtcagtgacaataagcacattttctatgcctcccttcgatttctccagagtcagaaagtctacacacacaagttccataggagcgctgctgtgaatactgaccaggggagccctgaggcctgcagttggagtctttctgaggcagcacctttcacactgctcacaccaagccttgatttcctggaacatcttaggccagtaaaatctctcccttatcatctgcagcgttctctcaaaccctaaatgccctgagtcatcatgaagtgcagacTTGACGGATGTGttaaatctctctggtagtaccagctgctctactactcccctttgacggtcttggacctgacgatacattattccatcctttactaataacctccgccactcttttaagagaaggcaaacctgcctgccaccaccaatcctctcgctgcggctcggtttttggttcaaacttttaaagtgcaaaacgggacctattacagcatcctctttttgccctgcacgaatctcctgttttgtcaatgcaggtagagagtccatccccacatcttgataggattcaccgagcgtgtgtgacagaggttcttgatgctcaggtccctctgaagcggagctttccagttgttggggagattgttcctctacacacctttgtactttggctgatacaagctgagggcaggtttgcaggacttgggtaacctcctggttagacagccgggagagggcatcagcgtttgcattattctgtccccttcgatactgcacatcaaaatcaaatgctgacagccgagacacccaccgctgacctgtagcatccaattttgcagacgacatgacatacttgagggggttattgtctgtctggactgagaacttgcgcccatatagatggtcatagaacttgtcggtcactgcccatttcagagcgaggaactctagtttgtgtgcaggatacctcgtctctgctgggctcaagcctctgctgccataagctatgactctctcgactccatcctgaacttgggctaatacagcaccaagcccctcccccgaggcgtcagtctggagcagaaagggtaggctgtagtctggatagcctaacactggagcagttgtcaatctttctctcagtgactgaaaagcctcctcacactcatcagtccagacaaagggcgggtcaggcactaacctcttcttcccccctctccgtttctttctagggtcaccagcggtaaggcggtacaggggtgcggctaaggtggagtaactgcacacaaaccgcctgtaatatctggtgaatcccaggaactgaagcacctctttacgattcgtgggcctcgcccagtccttgactctgctgatcttctctgggtctgtcctgatgccctccacagacaccaggtgacccaagtagtgcacctccttcctcacaagctgacatttggaaggcttcaacttcaagccatgctccttcagtcgatcgaacaccagctgcagcctctccagatgctcatcaaaggttttagagaatatgatcagatcatcaaggtagatcaggagatgggtgaagttcagatcgccaaagcagcaggtcatgagtctctggaaggtggacggagcgttttgaaggccgaaaggcattctgttggcttcaaacagccccatgggagtactgaatgctgttttgtgtttgtcctgctccgccacctctacctgccagtatccagatgtgagatcaagt includes the following:
- the LOC130112006 gene encoding ubiquitin carboxyl-terminal hydrolase 22-A-like, which encodes MRAEALSTQECAWTLEECHLAEKMNVATQRDSLCLPNFFRARKVKSFTRTRTRPTNQIHFTARELLLELMDQRAIQELAKRAGVAKATAGRQSYSQGREQSTNLSEEQYADALTWLSIVLQSGLASGEDCGSGTDVGLHLNGWQNVLKKSSFQASLLSLSRLEDKDKMEALSAFYSHLTRRYQALYTPGQHLAVKKYCLSYQQTSSPLYLALLCDTSSGFICNMYLYSPEQLQKASKTPVVEQVVSQLLRPYHSRGYLVQLHNSAWMEGKLTELFSEWGVNIYFEASIKRPVVDNASCSSAPRLPCQHQWAPVLQEEPPSQLLAHFQGWTGPALFPKSNPSNPVVEIFLPGLWATLHIIYINTFVLHTLQNQESCKRTRLREFTRFLASQLAMENCVAVTNLSGPHTSSSPDTYVTTHTEQRSDLIVTDEFVCRLQGGRQPGVCGLVNSGNSCYLNAVLQCLCSTVPLVDYFLSKNTQQELAKRKRVVAGVFGRLLEEMWLGQKSSCAPLEMKFVVCSLQPQFDNDFQQDAQELLLFLLNALHDDLKEKGDMRQIHSLTWRLRQDKNRNYPCTTGGPTIISHLFEGQLSYVTICTDCGYQSYSTQDFTTLSLPIPPDIRDKCSLQDCISLFFRQSMLTGGNQMLCSECGTRRDTTILTSLVKPPEILMLHLKRFAYQGKKKVKLRTNVLFSLEELDLTPFLSCPSAQCSTYSLYAVVNHIGHLDMGHYTALCHNPLTRRWHWFDDATIREVQDYFIQSPNAYILLYSRKPFHSPQISGL